A portion of the Macaca mulatta isolate MMU2019108-1 chromosome 2, T2T-MMU8v2.0, whole genome shotgun sequence genome contains these proteins:
- the CLDND1 gene encoding claudin domain-containing protein 1 isoform X1, whose protein sequence is MDNRFATAFVIACVLSLISTIYMAASIGTDFWYEYRSPVQENSSDLNKSIWDEFISDEADEKTYNDALFRYNGTVGLWRRCITIPKNMHWYSPPERTESFDVVTKCVSFTLTEQFMEKFVDPGNHNSGIDLLRTYLWRCQFLLPFVSLGLMCFGALIGLCACICRSLYPTIATGILHLLAGLCTLGSVSCYVAGIELLHQKLELPDSVSGEFGWSFCLACVSAPLQFMASALFIWAAHTNRKEYTLMKAYRVA, encoded by the exons ATGGATAACCGTTTTGCTACAGCATTTGTAATTGCTTGTGTGCTTAGCCTCATTTCCACCATCTACATGGCAGCCTCCATTGGCACAGACTTCTGGTATGAATATCGAAGTCCAGTTCAAGAAAATTCCAGTGATTTGAATAAAAGCATCTGGGATGAATTCATTAGTGATGAGGCAGATGAAAAGACTTACAATGATGCACTTTTTCGATACAATGGCACAGTGGGATTGTGGAGACGGTGTATCACCATACCCAAAAACATGCATTGGTATAGCCCACCAGAAAGGACAg AGTCATTTGATGTGGTCACAAAATGTGTGAGTTTCACACTAACTGAGCAGTTCATGGAGAAATTTGTTGATCCCGGAAACCACAATAGCGGGATTGATCTACTTAGGACCT atcttTGGCGTTGCCAGTTCCTTTTACCTTTTGTGAGTTTAGGTTTGATGTGCTTTGGGGCTTTGATCGGACTTTGTGCTTGCATTTGCCGAAGCTTGTATCCCACCATTGCCACGGGCATTCTCCATCTCCTTGCAG GTCTGTGTACACTGGGCTCAGTAAGTTGTTATGTAGCTGGAATTGAACTACTCCACCAGAAACTAGAGCTCCCTGACAGTGTATCCGGTGAATTTGGATGGTCCTTCTGCCTGGCTTGTGTCTCAGCTCCCTTGCAGTTCATGGCCTCTGCGCTCTTCATCTGGGCTGCTCACACCAACCGGAAGGAGTACACCTTAATGAAGGCCTATCGCGTGGCGTGA
- the CLDND1 gene encoding claudin domain-containing protein 1, with translation MGGDRLENKTSVSVASWSSLNARMDNRFATAFVIACVLSLISTIYMAASIGTDFWYEYRSPVQENSSDLNKSIWDEFISDEADEKTYNDALFRYNGTVGLWRRCITIPKNMHWYSPPERTESFDVVTKCVSFTLTEQFMEKFVDPGNHNSGIDLLRTYLWRCQFLLPFVSLGLMCFGALIGLCACICRSLYPTIATGILHLLAGLCTLGSVSCYVAGIELLHQKLELPDSVSGEFGWSFCLACVSAPLQFMASALFIWAAHTNRKEYTLMKAYRVA, from the exons ATGGGCG GTGATAGACTAGAGAACAAGACCTCTGTCTCCGTAGCATCCTGG AGCAGTCTGAATGCCAGAATGGATAACCGTTTTGCTACAGCATTTGTAATTGCTTGTGTGCTTAGCCTCATTTCCACCATCTACATGGCAGCCTCCATTGGCACAGACTTCTGGTATGAATATCGAAGTCCAGTTCAAGAAAATTCCAGTGATTTGAATAAAAGCATCTGGGATGAATTCATTAGTGATGAGGCAGATGAAAAGACTTACAATGATGCACTTTTTCGATACAATGGCACAGTGGGATTGTGGAGACGGTGTATCACCATACCCAAAAACATGCATTGGTATAGCCCACCAGAAAGGACAg AGTCATTTGATGTGGTCACAAAATGTGTGAGTTTCACACTAACTGAGCAGTTCATGGAGAAATTTGTTGATCCCGGAAACCACAATAGCGGGATTGATCTACTTAGGACCT atcttTGGCGTTGCCAGTTCCTTTTACCTTTTGTGAGTTTAGGTTTGATGTGCTTTGGGGCTTTGATCGGACTTTGTGCTTGCATTTGCCGAAGCTTGTATCCCACCATTGCCACGGGCATTCTCCATCTCCTTGCAG GTCTGTGTACACTGGGCTCAGTAAGTTGTTATGTAGCTGGAATTGAACTACTCCACCAGAAACTAGAGCTCCCTGACAGTGTATCCGGTGAATTTGGATGGTCCTTCTGCCTGGCTTGTGTCTCAGCTCCCTTGCAGTTCATGGCCTCTGCGCTCTTCATCTGGGCTGCTCACACCAACCGGAAGGAGTACACCTTAATGAAGGCCTATCGCGTGGCGTGA
- the GPR15 gene encoding G-protein coupled receptor 15 (The RefSeq protein has 1 substitution compared to this genomic sequence) produces MDPEETSVYLDYYYATSPNPDIRETHSHVPYTSVFLPVFYTAVFLTGVLGNLVLMGALHFKPGSRRLIDIFIINLAASDFIFLVTLPLWVDKEASLGLWRTGSFLCKGSSYMISVNMHCSVFLLTCMSVDRYLAIVCPVVSRKFRRTDCAYVVCASIWFISCLLGLPTLLSRELTLIDDKPYCAEKKATPLKLIWSLVALIFTFFVPLLSIVTCYCCIARKLCAHYQQSGKHNKKLKKSIKIIFIVVAAFLVSWLPFNTFKLLAIVSGLQQERYFPSAMLQLGMEVSGPLAFANSCVNPFIYYIFDSYIRRAIVHCLCPCLKNYDFGSSTETSDSHLTKALSTFIHAEDFTRRRKRSVSL; encoded by the coding sequence ATGGACCCAGAAGAAACTTCAGTTTATTTGGATTATTACTATGCTACGAGCCCAAACCCGGACATCAGGGAGACCCACTCCCGTGTTCCTTACACCTCTGTCTTCCTTCCAGTCTTTTACACAGCTGTGTTCCTGACTGGAGTGCTGGGGAACCTCGTTCTCATGGGAGCGTTGCATTTCAAACCCGGCAGCCGAAGACTGATCGACATCTTTATCATCAATCTGGCTGCCTCTGACTTCATTTTCCTTGTCACGTTGCCCCTCTGGGTGGATAAAGAAGCATCTTTAGGACTGTGGAGGACGGGCTCCTTCCTGTGCAAAGGGAGCTCCTACATGATCTCCGTCAATATGCACTGCAGTGTCTTCCTGCTCACTTGCATGAGTGTTGACCGCTACCTGGCCATTGTGTGCCCAGTCGTATCCAGGAAATTCAGAAGGACAGACTGTGCATATGTAGTCTGTGCCAGCATCTGGTTTATCTCCTGCCTGCTGGGGTTGCCTACTCTTCTATCCAGGGAGCTCACACTGATTGATGATAAGCCATACTGTGCAGAGAAAAAGGCAACTCCACTTAAACTCATATGGTCCCTGGTGGCCTTAATTTTCACCTTTTTTGTCCCTTTGTTGAGCATTGTGACCTGCTACTGTTGCATTGCAAGGAAGCTGTGTGCCCATTACCAGCAGTCAGGAAAGCACAACAAAAAGCTGAAGAAATCTATAAAGATCATCTTTATCGTCGTGGCAGCCTTTCTTGTCTCCTGGCTGCCCTTCAATACTTTCAAGCTCCTGGCCATTGTCTCTGGGTTGCAGCAAGAACGCTATTTTCCCTCAGCCATGCTTCAGCTTGGTATGGAGGTGAGTGGACCCTTGGCATTTGCCAACAGCTGTGTCAACCCTTTCATTTACTATATCTTCGACAGCTACATCCGCCGGGCTATTGTCCACTGCTTGTGCCCTTGCCTGAAAAACTATGACTTTGGGAGTAGCACCGAGACATCAGATAGTCACCTCACTAAGGCTCTCTCCACCTTCATTCATGCAGAAGATTTtaccaggaggaggaagaggtctGTGTCCCTCTAA